The following proteins are encoded in a genomic region of Doryrhamphus excisus isolate RoL2022-K1 chromosome 6, RoL_Dexc_1.0, whole genome shotgun sequence:
- the hbp1 gene encoding HMG box-containing protein 1: MDEMYDPLKCNEDLPSSPGCHMDYDDMPELQAVEEDQRSPGLLLQVGAGVSHQETNTNWLAELANIATSPQSPLLKDAPHKRSSPVHIFGNSNSLHSYARPPLASSAPNPSRGHLRERRRVRASSESESGVFSMSSSFSDDEDMAWSHSWPSTAWHCFLKGTRLRFHRGPNVEWQEADELGDSDEDSDDESMMPSSTSSSLKRFGSEGLKLISHEETLSFGQAVLKLTFDPGSPYDGLLTAECRLDHPFFVRNKGWSSFYPSLTVVHHGIPCYEMQLGDTCLPPNHPDAIKCDDSVVFDTFRSYDFTPLDSSAVYVLSSMARQRRTSLSSGGAISPDCDKLERYSSLQSSGGKSGRSHASGSAGGATPTKCKRPMNAFMLFAKKYRVEYTQMYPGKDNRAISVILGDKWKKMKSEERRIYTMEAKALAEEQKRLNPDCWKRKRTNSGSQQP, from the exons ATGGATGAGATGTACGACCCCCTCAAGTGTAATGAAGACCTGCCCTCCTCACCCGGCTGCCACATGGATTATG ATGACATGCCAGAGCTTCAGGCTGTGGAAGAGGATCAGAGGTCCCCGGGGTTGTTGCTCCAGGTTGGAGCCGGAGTGTCTCACCAGGAGACCAACACCAACTGGCTTGCCGAGCTGGCAAACATTGCCACCAGTCCTCAGAGCCCACTGCTGAAAGACGCCCCACATAAGAG ATCATCTCCAGTCCACATTTTTGGCAACAGCAACAGTTTACATTCCTATGCCCGTCCTCCTTTAGCCAGCAGCGCGCCCAACCCCTCTAGAGGTCACCTCAGGGAGCGCAGACGTGTCAGG GCCAGTAGCGAGTCAGAGTCTGGAGTATTCTCCATGTCCTCGTCCTTTTCCGACGATGAAGACATGGCCTGGTCTCACTCGTGGCCCTCCACAGCCTGGCACTGCTTCCTCAAAG GAACTCGTCTTCGCTTCCATCGTGGTCCAAATGTTGAGTGGCAGGAGGCTGACGAACTGGGGGATTCCGATGAAGATTCAGATGATGAGAGTATGATGccgtcctccacctcctcctcactCAAG AGATTTGGTTCAGAGGGGTTGAAGTTGATAAGCCATGAAGAGACTCTGTCATTCGGGCAGGCGGTTCTGaaactgacctttgaccccggCTCCCCCTATGATGGCCTGTTAACAGCTGAATGCAGACTGGATCACcccttttttgtcagaaataaaG GATGGTCCTCCTTTTATCCGAGCCTTACCGTGGTGCATCATGGTATCCCTTGCTATGAGATGCAGCTAGGCGACACATGCCTGCCACCAAACCACCCAGATGCAATTAAATGTGACGATTCGGTCGTTTTTGATACATTTAGAAG TTACGACTTTACCCCGCTGGATTCCTCTGCCGTGTACGTCCTCAGCAGCATGGCCCGTCAGCGCAGGACTTCCCTGTCCAGCGGGGGTGCCATCAGCCCGGACTGCGACAAACTGGAGCGCTACAGCTCCTTGCAGTCGTCAGGTGGGAAGTCGGGCAGGAGCCATGCCTCAGGGAGCGCCGGCGGTGCCACACCTACAAAATGCAAGCGTCCAATGAATGCCTTCATGCTTTTTGCCAAGAAATACCGAGTGGAGTACACGCAGATGTATCCTGGGAAAGACAACAG aGCCATTAGTGTCATCCTGGGTGACAagtggaagaagatgaagaGCGAGGAGAGAAGGATATACACCATGGAGGCCAAGGCTCTGGCTGAGGAGCAGAAGCGCCTCAATCCAGACTGCTGGAAACGTAAAAGAACAAACTCG GGTTCCCAGCAGCCTTAA
- the LOC131131162 gene encoding cAMP-dependent protein kinase type II-beta regulatory subunit isoform X1 → MSIEIPEGLTELLQSFTVEVLRNQPGDLLEFALQYFTRLKDRESTGASFGNEPHSNARAGKAVNFLDEAMQIDSENGEEDDDDDDDEDFEAPVINRFIRRASVCAEAFNPDEDEEDKEPRVTYPKTDEQRQRLQEACRDILLFKNLDPEEMSQVLDAMFEKFCTDGEHIIDQDDDGDNFYVIESGTFSIFVNVDGAEKLVGCYDNRGSFGELALMYNTPRAATIIATLPGALWCLDRLTFRRIIVKNNAKKRKLYEAFIETLPLLTSLELSERMKVVDVISTKVYYDSQQIIAQGELADCFYIVESGHVRITIKRSRMKNEPDEEEVEIATCSRGQYFGELALVTNKPRAASAYAVGSVKCLVMDVQAFERLLGPCMDIMKRNIANYEEQLLTLFGSSTEIEQQCA, encoded by the exons ATGAGTATAGAAATCCCCGAGGGACTGACGGAGCTGTTGCAGAGCTTTACCGTGGAAGTGCTGAGGAACCAGCCCGGAGACCTGCTCGAGTTCGCCCTGCAGTACTTCACCCGACTCAAGGACAGGGAGAGCACCGGGGCCTCGTTCGGCAATGAGCCACACTCCAACGCCAGAGCCGGAAAAGCCGTCAATTTCCTCGACGAGGCCATGCAGATTGACTCGGAGAACGGCGAGGAggacgacgatgatgacgacgacgaggaTTTTGAAG cgCCGGTAATAAATAGATTCATCAGGCGAGCATCAG TGTGTGCTGAAGCCTTCAACCCTGATGAAGACGAGGAGGATAAAGAGCCAAGG GTCACCTACCCCAAAACAGATGAGCAGAGGCAGAGACTACAGGAAGCGTGCAGGGACATTCTTCTATTCAAGAATTTGGATCCT GAAGAGATGTCTCAGGTGTTGGATGCCATGTTTGAGAAGTTCTGCACAGATGGAGAACACATAATTGACCAAGATGATGATGGGGACAACTTCTATGTTATTGAAAG TGGGACCTTCAGCATTTTTGTCAACGTGGACGGAGCAGAGAAGCTGGTGGGCTGCTACGACAACCGAGGCAGCTTTGGGGAATTGGCGCTGATGTACAACACTCCGAGGGCTGCCACCATCATCGCCACCTTGCCTGGAGCCCTGTGGTGCCTC GATCGTTTGACGTTCAGGAGGATCATCGTCAAAAACAACGCCAAGAAGAGGAAGCTGTACGAGGCGTTCATTGAAACACTACCCTTGCTTACATCACTGGAG CTCTCAGAGAGGATGAAGGTCGTGGATGTCATATCCACCAAAGTCTACTATGACTCACAGcagattattgcacag GGAGAATTGGCAGATTGTTTCTACATTGTGGAATCTGGCCATGTTAGGATCACCATAAAGAGGAGCAGG ATGAAAAATGAGCCGGATGAAGAGGAAGTGGAAATCGCTACATGCTCCAGAGGCCAGTATTTCGGGGAACTGGCGCTTGTCACGAACAAGCCCAGAGCTGCTTCCGCCTACGCTGTGGGAAGTGTCAAATGCTTGG TGATGGATGTTCAAGCCTTTGAGCGGCTGCTGGGCCCATGCATGGATATCATGAAAAGGAACATTGCAAACTATGAGGAGCAACTGCTGACCCTGTTTGGAAGTAGCACTGAGATTGAGCAGCAATGTGCATGA
- the LOC131131162 gene encoding cAMP-dependent protein kinase type II-beta regulatory subunit isoform X2 — protein MSIEIPEGLTELLQSFTVEVLRNQPGDLLEFALQYFTRLKDRESTGASFGNEPHSNARAGKAVNFLDEAMQIDSENGEEDDDDDDDEDFEVCAEAFNPDEDEEDKEPRVTYPKTDEQRQRLQEACRDILLFKNLDPEEMSQVLDAMFEKFCTDGEHIIDQDDDGDNFYVIESGTFSIFVNVDGAEKLVGCYDNRGSFGELALMYNTPRAATIIATLPGALWCLDRLTFRRIIVKNNAKKRKLYEAFIETLPLLTSLELSERMKVVDVISTKVYYDSQQIIAQGELADCFYIVESGHVRITIKRSRMKNEPDEEEVEIATCSRGQYFGELALVTNKPRAASAYAVGSVKCLVMDVQAFERLLGPCMDIMKRNIANYEEQLLTLFGSSTEIEQQCA, from the exons ATGAGTATAGAAATCCCCGAGGGACTGACGGAGCTGTTGCAGAGCTTTACCGTGGAAGTGCTGAGGAACCAGCCCGGAGACCTGCTCGAGTTCGCCCTGCAGTACTTCACCCGACTCAAGGACAGGGAGAGCACCGGGGCCTCGTTCGGCAATGAGCCACACTCCAACGCCAGAGCCGGAAAAGCCGTCAATTTCCTCGACGAGGCCATGCAGATTGACTCGGAGAACGGCGAGGAggacgacgatgatgacgacgacgaggaTTTTGAAG TGTGTGCTGAAGCCTTCAACCCTGATGAAGACGAGGAGGATAAAGAGCCAAGG GTCACCTACCCCAAAACAGATGAGCAGAGGCAGAGACTACAGGAAGCGTGCAGGGACATTCTTCTATTCAAGAATTTGGATCCT GAAGAGATGTCTCAGGTGTTGGATGCCATGTTTGAGAAGTTCTGCACAGATGGAGAACACATAATTGACCAAGATGATGATGGGGACAACTTCTATGTTATTGAAAG TGGGACCTTCAGCATTTTTGTCAACGTGGACGGAGCAGAGAAGCTGGTGGGCTGCTACGACAACCGAGGCAGCTTTGGGGAATTGGCGCTGATGTACAACACTCCGAGGGCTGCCACCATCATCGCCACCTTGCCTGGAGCCCTGTGGTGCCTC GATCGTTTGACGTTCAGGAGGATCATCGTCAAAAACAACGCCAAGAAGAGGAAGCTGTACGAGGCGTTCATTGAAACACTACCCTTGCTTACATCACTGGAG CTCTCAGAGAGGATGAAGGTCGTGGATGTCATATCCACCAAAGTCTACTATGACTCACAGcagattattgcacag GGAGAATTGGCAGATTGTTTCTACATTGTGGAATCTGGCCATGTTAGGATCACCATAAAGAGGAGCAGG ATGAAAAATGAGCCGGATGAAGAGGAAGTGGAAATCGCTACATGCTCCAGAGGCCAGTATTTCGGGGAACTGGCGCTTGTCACGAACAAGCCCAGAGCTGCTTCCGCCTACGCTGTGGGAAGTGTCAAATGCTTGG TGATGGATGTTCAAGCCTTTGAGCGGCTGCTGGGCCCATGCATGGATATCATGAAAAGGAACATTGCAAACTATGAGGAGCAACTGCTGACCCTGTTTGGAAGTAGCACTGAGATTGAGCAGCAATGTGCATGA
- the hsp90b1 gene encoding endoplasmin: MKRAWVVGLLVALLTFAAVKAEDELDVDGTVDEDLGKSRDGSKTDDEVVQREEEAIQLDGLNAAQIKELREKSEKHVFQAEVNRMMKLIINSLYKNKEIFLRELISNASDALDKIRLLSLTNEDAMASNEELTIKIKSDKEKNMLHITDTGIGMTKDELVRNLGTIAKSGTSEFLNKMTEMQSEDQSTSELIGQFGVGFYSAFLVADKVIVTSKHNNGTQHIWESDSNQFSVIEDPRGDTLGRGTTITLVMKEEASDYLELETIKNLVKKYSQFINFPIYVWASKTETVEEPIEEDAEATEEPEKEAAEDEAEVEEEEEEDKDKPKTKKVEKTVWDWELMNDIKPIWQRPAKEVEEDEYKAFYKTFSKDSDDPLAHIHFTAEGEVTFKSILFVPTSAPRGLFDEYGSKKNDYIKLFVRRVFITDDFNDMMPKYLNFVKGVVDSDDLPLNVSRETLQQHKLLKVIRKKLVRKTLDMIKKIAEEQYNDKFWKEFGTNIKLGVIEDHSNRTRLAKLLRFQTSNSDTVLASLEQYVERMKEKQDKIYFMAGTNRKEAEASPFVERLLKKGYEVIYLTEPVDEYCIQALPEFDGKRFQNVAKEGVKFDESDKAKEKREAQEKEYEPLTTWLKDKALKDKVEKAVLSQRLTNSPCALVASQYGWSGNMERIMKAQAYQTGKDISTNYYASQKKTLEINPKHPLIKQMLKRINDDPEDQTATDLATVLFETATLRSGYQLADTKAYGDRIERMLRLSMNIPLDEEVEEEPEEEPEESADDDAEGDEVDEIDDADEDEDETANTEKDEL; this comes from the exons ATGAAGCGGGCGTGGGTTGTCGGTCTGTTAGTCGCACTGTTGACCTTCG CTGCAGTGAAAGCTGAGGATGAGCTTGACGTGGACGGCACAGTGGACGAGGACCTGGGTAAAAGCAGGGATGGCTCAAAGACAGATGATGAGGTGGTTCAAAG AGAGGAGGAAGCTATCCAGCTGGATGGATTGAATGCAGCCCAGATTAAGGAACTCAGGGAGAAGTCAGAGAAGCATGTATTTCAAGCTGAAGTCAACCGCATGATGAAGCTGATTATTAACTCCCTGTATAAGAATAAGGAG ATATTCCTCAGGGAGCTGATTTCCAACGCATCTGATGCCCTGGATAAGATCCGCCTGTTGTCACTCACCAATGAAGATGCAATGGCTTCCAACGAAGAGCTGACCATCAAAATCAAA TCCGACAAGGAGAAAAATATGCTCCACATTACGGACACAGGCATTGGCATGACCAAAGACGAGCTAGTGAGGAACTTGGGCACCATCGCCAAGTCGGGCACCAGCGAGTTCCTGAACAAGATGACTGAGATGCAGTCGGAGGATCAGTCCACCTCAGAGCTGATCGGACAGTTTGGTGTGGGCTTCTACTCGGCTTTCTTAGTGGCAGACAAGGTCATCGTGACATCCAAACACAACAACGGTACCCAGCACATCTGGGAGTCAGACTCCAACCAGTTCTCAGTCATCGAGGACCCCCGTGGGGATACGCTGGGCAGGGGCACCACCATCAC ACTGGTAATGAAAGAGGAGGCTTCAGACTACTTGGAGCTGGAGACCATCAAGAACCTGGTCAAGAAGTATTCACAGTTCATCAACTTCCCCATCTATGTTTGGGCCAGCAAG ACTGAGACTGTAGAGGAGCCCATTGAGGAGGATGCAGAGGCAACAGAGGAACCGGAGAAGGAGGCTGCAGAAGATGAGGCTGAggtagaagaggaggaagaagaggacaaaGATAAGCCCAAGACCAAAAAG GTTGAGAAGACTGTGTGGGACTGGGAGCTGATGAACGATATCAAGCCCATCTGGCAGAGACCAGCTAAGGAGGTTGAGGAGGATGAGTACAAGGCTTTCTATAAGACATTCTCAAAG GATAGTGACGACCCTCTGGCACACATCCACTTCACTGCTGAGGGCGAGGTCACGTTCAAGTCCATTCTGTTCGTGCCCACGTCTGCTCCCCGCGGACTCTTTGACGAGTACGGCTCCAAGAAGAACGACTACATCAAG CTCTTTGTCAGGAGAGTTTTCATCACCGATGACTTTAACGACATGATGCCCAAGTACCTCAACTTTGTCAAGGGAGTG GTCGATTCTGATGATCTTCCCCTAAATGTGTCCCGAGAGACTCTACAGCAGCACAAACTACTGAAG GTTATCCGTAAGAAGCTGGTGCGCAAGACATTAGACATGATCAAGAAGATCGCTGAGGAGCAGTACAATGACAAGTTCTGGAAGGAGTTTGGCACAAACATCAAGCTCGGCGTCATTGAGGACCACTCCAACAGGACCCGCCTGGCCAAGCTGCTCCGTTTCCAGACCTCCAACAGTGACACAGTGCTGGCCAGTCTGGAGCAATATGTAGAGCGCATGAAGGAGAAGCAGGACAAGATCTACTTCATGGCCGGCACCAACAGGAAGGAG GCTGAGGCATCTCCCTTTGTTGAGAGGCTGCTGAAGAAAGGCTATGAAGTGATCTACCTGACGGAGCCAGTGGATGAGTACTGCATCCAGGCTCTACCGGAGTTCGATGGCAAGCGCTTCCAGAACGTGGCCAAGGAGGGCGTCAAATTTGACGAGAGTGACAAAGCCAAAGAGAAGCGTGAGGCTCAGGAGAAAGAATACGAGCCTCTGACCACATGGCTCAAGGACAAGGCGCTCAAGGACAAg GTTGAAAAGGCCGTGCTCTCCCAGAGGCTCACAAACTCTCCATGCGCTTTGGTAGCCAGTCAGTACGGTTGGTCAGGCAACATGGAGCGGATCATGAAGGCACAGGCTTACCAGACCGGAAAAGATATTTCCACAaa CTACTACGCCAGCCAGAAGAAAACGTTAGAAATCAATCCCAAACACCCACTCATCAAGCAGATGCTCAAACGAATCAAT GATGACCCTGAGGACCAGACAGCCACTGACCTGGCCACTGTCCTCTTTGAGACGGCCACCCTACGTTCAGGCTACCAGCTAGCTGACACCAAAGCATATGGAGACAGGATAGAACGCATGCTGCGACTCAGCATGAACATCCCTCTGGATGAGGAG GTTGAAGAAGAACCAGAGGAGGAACCCGAAGAGTCAGCAGATGACGATGCTGAGGGAGATGAAGTTGATGAAattgatgatgctgatgaagatgaggatgaaaCG GCGAACACAGAAAAAGACGAACTGTGA